A window of the Cannabis sativa cultivar Pink pepper isolate KNU-18-1 chromosome X, ASM2916894v1, whole genome shotgun sequence genome harbors these coding sequences:
- the LOC115705200 gene encoding protein DETOXIFICATION 54: protein MEQKHQDFSFTKFPTLSQIIQELKQLWSLALPITGMNLLVFYRAAVSVFFLGQLGRLELAGGTLSLGFTNITGYSVLMGLATGLEPVCSQAYGTKNQPLLAISFQRMVLILTLASIPITLLWLNLEKIMISMGQNREITSMAATYCFYSLPDLFTNSLLQPLRVFLRSQEAVKPMMYCTMAAVFLHAPLNVVMVKKMGLGVGGVAAASVMTNLNMVLLMGGWYLGWGGGWEMVRLFGGFKEVCMGIGGLLRLAVPSCLGICLEWWWYEIVTVLAGYLDNPTLAVAATGILIQTTSMMYTLPLALSGCVSTRVGNELGAGNPYKAKLAAMVALGCAFLIGFINVTWTVILRERWAGLFTKDDLVMALVASVMPIMGLCELGNCPQTTGCGILRGTARPVVGARVNLGSFYFVGTPVAVGLAFWLKIGFPGLWFGLMSAQLACVVSILYVVLLHTDWEAEALKAQKLAGVEMSTSACIEEGETKYEEDEESKGLLITNGNGNHNKDDVFWTE from the exons ATGGAACAAAAACACCAAGATTTCTCTTTTACAAAATTCCCAACTCTTTCCCAGATTATACAAGAACTAAAACAGCTATGGAGTTTAGCTTTACCCATAACAGGTATGAACTTATTAGTCTTTTACAGAGCAGCAGTCTCCGTCTTCTTCCTGGGTCAACTCGGCCGACTCGAACTCGCCGGTGGAACACTCTCACTCGGGTTCACCAACATAACAGGTTACTCAGTCTTAATGGGTTTAGCCACAGGTCTAGAACCAGTCTGTAGCCAAGCTTACGGTACAAAAAACCAACCTTTATTAGCAATCTCTTTTCAAAGAATGGTTCTAATCCTAACCTTAGCATCCATACCCATAACTCTATTATGGTTAAACCTAGAAAAAATAATGATCTCAATGGGTCAAAACAGAGAAATAACATCAATGGCAGCAACATACTGTTTTTACTCTCTCCCAGACCTTTTCACAAACAGTTTGTTACAACCGCTGAGAGTGTTCCTCCGTTCACAAGAAGCAGTTAAACCAATGATGTATTGTACGATGGCGGCGGTGTTTTTACACGCGCCGCTGAATGTGGTGATGGTGAAGAAGATGGGGTTGGGGGTGGGAGGAGTGGCGGCGGCGTCGGTGATGACAAATTTGAACATGGTGTTGTTGATGGGAGGGTGGTATTTGGGGTGGGGTGGAGGGTGGGAGATGGTGAGGTTGTTTGGGGGTTTTAAGGAAGTTTGTATGGGGATTGGTGGGTTGCTTAGATTGGCTGTACCAAGTTGTTTGGGAATTTGTTTAGAGTGGTGGTGGTATGAGATTGTGACTGTATTGGCTGGTTATTTGGATAATCCAACATTGGCTGTTGCTGCTACTGGGATTCTTATTCAGACTACAAgtatgatgtatactcttcctTTGGCTCTTTCTGGTTGTGTCTCCACTCGG GTTGGGAATGAGCTTGGAGCTGGCAACCCTTACAAGGCCAAGCTAGCTGCCATGGTTGCCCTAGGTTGTGCTTTCTTAATTGGCTTCATCAACGTGACATGGACCGTGATTTTGAGAGAAAGATGGGCGGGACTTTTCACAAAGGATGACCTTGTCATGGCCCTGGTTGCGTCGGTTATGCCTATTATGGGCCTCTGCGAGCTGGGGAATTGCCCACAGACAACAGGCTGCGGTATTCTCCGTGGCACTGCTAGGCCGGTTGTGGGTGCTCGGGTCAACTTAGGCTCGTTCTACTTTGTTGGTACCCCTGTGGCTGTTGGACTCGCCTTTTGGCTTAAAATTGGCTTTCCCGGCCTATGGTTTGGCCTCATGTCGGCCCAACTAGCCTGCGTTGTATCCATTCTCTATGTCGTGCTCCTCCATACGGATTGGGAGGCCGAGGCTTTGAAGGCGCAAAAATTAGCCGGGGTGGAAATGAGTACTAGTGCTTGCATTGAAGAAGGGGAAACAAAgtatgaagaagatgaagagagcaAAGGGCTTTTGATTACTAATGGAAATGGTAATCACAACAAGGATGATGTTTTTTGGACTGAATGA